One Amphiprion ocellaris isolate individual 3 ecotype Okinawa chromosome 5, ASM2253959v1, whole genome shotgun sequence genomic region harbors:
- the hdac11 gene encoding histone deacetylase 11: MSHKEDNEGKRSPHFTDLYASIPKTCLPIVYHPDYNITFMGLEKLHPFDAGKWGKVIHFLKEEQFISDGSIVEAREATEEDLLVVHTRRYLNRLKWSVVVATITEIPPLLFLPNFLVQRKVLRPLRTQTGGTIMAGKLAVDRGWAINVGGGFHHCSSDKGGGFCAYADITLTIKFLFERVEGISRATIIDLDAHQGNGHERDFLDDRRVFIMDMYNRYIYPGDGYAKRAIKRKVELDWGTEDSEYLQKVELHSEGALNEIRPDIIVYNAGTDILDGDPLGGLSISPQGIIKRDEIVFRAAKRRGIPILMVTSGGYQKKTARIIADSILNLHRQGLIGSEAVEGEGSSSLVTHMMCSSGSAGSKFTAV, translated from the exons ATGTCTCACAAAGAAGATAATGAAGGGAAAAGGAG ccCTCACTTCACTGATTTGTATGCCAGCATCCCTAAAACATGTCTGCCCATTGTGTACCACCCTGACTACAACATCACCTTCATGGGCCTTGAAAAGCTCCATCCATTTGATGCGGGAAAGTGGGGGAAAGTCATCCACTTCTTGAAAG AGGAGCAGTTCATCAGTGATGGGAGCATTGTGGAGGCCCGTGAAGCTACTGAGGAGGATCTGCTGGTGGTTCACACCAGACGTTACCTCAACAGATTAAAG TGGTCTGTCGTGGTGGCAACAATCACAGAAATCCCACCTCTCCTGTTTTTACCTAATTTCCTGGTGCAGCGGAAGGTGTTGAGGCCTTTGCGGACGCAGACAGGAGGAACGATAATG GCAGGAAAACTGGCCGTTGACCGAGGATGGGCCATAAATGTAG GAGGAGGCTTCCACCACTGCTCCAGCGACAAGGGAGGGGGCTTCTGTGCTTATGCTGACATCACTCTGACCATCAAG TTTCTGTTTGAGAGAGTGGAAGGCATCTCCAGGGCTACCATCATTGATCTGGATGCTCATCAG GGAAATGGACACGAGCGTGACTTTTTGGATGACAGGCGAGTGTTCATCATGGATATGTATAATCGCTACATCTATCCCGGCGATGGATATGCCAAAA GAGCCATAAAGAGGAAGGTGGAGCTGGACTGGGGCACCGAAGACTCCGAGTACCTTCAGAAAGTAGAACTCCACTCTGAGGGAGCTCTGAATGAGATACGACCGGATATCATCGTTTATAATGCAGGGACAGACATCCTGGATGGGGACCCCCTCGGAGGACTCTCCATTTCACCACAG GGAATTATAAAAAGAGATGAGATTGTGTTCAGGGCTGCGAAGCGACGAGGCATCCCTATACTCATGGTGACATCCGGAGGATACCAGAAGAAAACTGCCCGCATCATCGCCGACTCCATCCTCAACTTACACCGGCAGGGCCTGATTGGATCGGAGGCCGTGGAGGGGGAGGGATCCTCATCACTGGTGACCCACATGATGTGCAGCTCTGGATCTGCAGGATCAAAATTCACCGCCGTCTGA